In one Silene latifolia isolate original U9 population chromosome 10, ASM4854445v1, whole genome shotgun sequence genomic region, the following are encoded:
- the LOC141607791 gene encoding uncharacterized protein LOC141607791 codes for MDEQDSSAESILKDCTKGAFIQGRSIIENVLICEDIVHMYARSHVSPRCLFKIDLQKAYDTVEWDFVEQILSERWPFHYHPLCKNLKLTHLMFADDLLMFCKGDAPSILLLMKAFTSFSNASGLKMNNTKSEMFFSGIRPELKADILRVTGFQEGTMPFRYLGVPIQPGKLSKKDCNCLTEKIISRTRGLGAKKLSYAGRITLINSVLNTLHSYLATMF; via the exons atggatgaacaagattcaagtgcaGAATctatcctcaaggattgtaccaag GGTGCCTTTATCCAGGGCAGGTCTATCATTGAGAATGTGCTAATCTGTGAGGACATTGTGCATATGTATGCAAGAAGCCATGTGTCTCCTAGATGCCTCTTCAAAATTGATCTACAGAAAGCTTATGATACTGTGGAATGGGATTTTGTGGAACAAATTCTATCTG AAAGATGGCCCTTCCATTATCACCCCCTCTGCAAGAATTTAAAGCTTACTCacctgatgtttgcagatgatcttcTCATGTTCTGCAAAGGGGATGCTCCCTCTATACTTCTCCTTATGAAGGCCTTCACTTCTTTCTCAAATGCTTCTGGTTTGAAAATGAACAACACCAAGTCTGAAATGTTCTTCAGCGGGATAAGGCCTGAGCTTAAAGCTGATATCttgagagtcactggatttcaGGAGGGTACAATGCCCTTCAGGTATCTAGGGGTTCCAATTCAACCTGGTAAACTAAGCAAGAAGGATTGTAATTGCTTAACTGAAAAAATTATCAGCAGGACTAGAGGATTGGGTGCCAAAAAATTATCTTATGCTGGCAGAATTACTCTTATCAACTCAGTTCTAAATACACTCCACAGCTATTTGGCTACTATGTTCTAA